Proteins co-encoded in one Cytophaga hutchinsonii ATCC 33406 genomic window:
- a CDS encoding DUF4265 domain-containing protein, whose protein sequence is MKTAKSTIILTLIIFIVMTLLTMKHEAISDGIDTYGFPYIFYEHFEGKCDNCYDDFGFKPRFLFTDFSLALLLSYCVIWIKNKFSKSEMLTQDNNYVKVLFRFHSNVLDEETVETMWATIVDKEKGFYKLDSIPFYAPYVASDDIVFAEFDDQEQMLTYRKTVGYSGNSTVQIVLIDKSKDINQIRDLFKELGCVSEKVNEGYFAMEIPSTVDYKNIKKKLVELETQETIGYAEPCLADGHKL, encoded by the coding sequence ATGAAGACAGCTAAATCAACGATAATTTTGACTTTGATTATTTTCATTGTAATGACTTTGTTGACAATGAAACATGAAGCAATCTCGGATGGTATTGATACTTATGGTTTTCCATATATCTTCTATGAGCATTTTGAAGGCAAATGTGATAATTGCTATGATGATTTTGGTTTTAAACCTAGATTTTTATTTACAGATTTTTCATTAGCCTTATTATTATCATATTGTGTTATTTGGATTAAGAATAAATTTTCAAAAAGTGAAATGCTAACACAAGACAATAATTACGTTAAAGTATTATTTCGTTTTCATAGTAACGTCTTGGACGAAGAAACAGTCGAGACAATGTGGGCGACAATAGTTGATAAAGAAAAAGGATTTTACAAACTTGACAGCATTCCATTTTATGCACCATATGTTGCATCAGACGATATTGTATTTGCAGAGTTTGACGATCAAGAACAAATGCTAACATACCGCAAGACCGTTGGATATTCGGGCAACTCAACAGTTCAAATTGTGTTAATTGACAAGTCAAAAGATATAAATCAAATCCGTGACTTATTCAAAGAACTTGGTTGTGTTTCAGAAAAAGTGAATGAAGGATATTTTGCAATGGAAATTCCTTCAACAGTCGACTATAAAAATATAAAGAAGAAGTTAGTCGAGCTAGAAACACAAGAGACAATAGGATACGCAGAACCTTGTTTAGCTGACGGTCATAAACTCTGA
- a CDS encoding gliding motility-associated C-terminal domain-containing protein produces the protein METLKNLRKFTYVVILAMICTFSSQATHIRAGEFSARRLSSTTLEYEITLVLYYNSLSAAAIPPYGGDVLVEFGDGESARVYRSAPIDVGNNTSKNVFVTKHLYGGLGKYIVRMSEANRNGNIVNIPNSDFVRFYVEMQIWINSSFGLNDSPVMTVPPVDFGNVNKIYTHNPGAYDPDGDSLSYELIPAQSNIGAQIAGYNYPGSPVFGGQSTLGGPAFLTLNASTGDIVWNTPSDAGAVPRYYNLAIKITEWRYGTAIGYIVRDMQIEIKQEDNFPPVLAMPKDTCIEAGKLLLSTVSASDPDGNRVKLEAYGQTFELSAPSVKSTFPTIGPVINPTGQYTWQTRCSDVRRQPYQVIFKASDQDATPILTDVRTWLIYVKGPKITGVTATPGFDFVTLNWSPYTCSADATKINIYRKDCDPAVPVSDPCTTGPLAGYVLVGNAKGTDITFTDTNKGTGLSKGKSYCYILVAEYPAPAYGESYPSDQVCAQLNRDVPVFSQMDVTVTSATAGEVFLKWYKPSAASVPGSYTYDVERGVGLNPTTFTTIAAGISDTVYTDTNIDTKNTIYSYRIKLLNNNLKTTYVPLFDLTAVAGNAQAILNWTYKTPWTTDSVQIYRKINVAGTFTKLITLPSSAVTYTDNAVTNCDTVYYYLHQYGSYCDDALKAIATQISAIDSVLPLDDNPPPAPALSVVGCNGDITVFQNVLNWTNLSNPQCDIIDHYNIYFATHNTDELGLLRTIPTGTTTYTHINMQTTAGCYQVSATNVAGVEGARSDKICVDDCVDYRLPNLLTINNDGFNDLMRPFDVPQGAPRGAELVRFSVYNCWGALVFFKDTDPNIMWNGSLNGTPLSDGIYYYNAEVHFYGRVNKDDEVKNLKGWVQLLTTK, from the coding sequence ATGGAAACTTTAAAAAATCTAAGAAAATTTACGTACGTAGTTATACTTGCAATGATTTGCACGTTTTCAAGCCAGGCAACGCACATCCGGGCGGGAGAATTTTCAGCCAGAAGGCTTTCTTCAACTACGCTTGAATATGAAATTACATTGGTATTGTATTATAATTCATTAAGTGCTGCCGCGATTCCGCCATATGGTGGTGATGTTTTAGTTGAATTCGGAGATGGGGAAAGCGCAAGAGTATATAGAAGCGCGCCCATTGATGTGGGCAATAATACGTCTAAAAATGTATTTGTTACAAAACATCTCTATGGTGGCCTGGGCAAATATATTGTGCGGATGAGTGAAGCTAACCGCAATGGGAACATTGTAAACATACCGAACTCCGATTTTGTACGGTTTTATGTAGAAATGCAGATCTGGATCAATTCTTCTTTTGGACTGAATGATAGCCCGGTTATGACGGTACCGCCTGTTGATTTCGGGAACGTAAATAAAATTTACACACACAACCCGGGGGCGTATGATCCTGATGGTGATAGTCTTTCATATGAATTAATTCCGGCACAAAGTAATATTGGTGCCCAGATTGCAGGATACAATTATCCGGGATCACCCGTGTTTGGCGGACAAAGCACGCTCGGCGGACCTGCTTTTCTTACGCTTAATGCGAGCACAGGTGATATCGTATGGAATACACCTAGTGATGCAGGGGCTGTACCGAGATATTACAATCTTGCCATAAAGATTACGGAATGGAGGTATGGCACGGCAATCGGTTACATTGTGCGCGATATGCAGATTGAAATAAAACAGGAAGATAATTTTCCCCCTGTACTGGCAATGCCAAAAGATACCTGTATTGAAGCAGGTAAATTATTGCTTTCAACGGTTTCCGCCTCTGATCCGGATGGGAATAGAGTGAAACTTGAAGCGTATGGACAAACCTTTGAATTGAGTGCTCCGTCTGTAAAATCAACGTTTCCAACTATTGGCCCCGTTATCAATCCAACCGGTCAGTATACCTGGCAAACACGCTGCTCGGATGTGCGCAGACAACCGTATCAGGTAATCTTCAAAGCAAGCGATCAGGATGCAACACCTATTTTAACCGATGTGCGTACGTGGCTGATTTATGTGAAAGGTCCTAAAATAACCGGCGTCACTGCAACACCGGGTTTTGATTTTGTTACCTTAAACTGGTCTCCTTATACCTGCAGTGCAGATGCTACTAAAATTAATATCTACCGGAAAGACTGTGATCCGGCAGTACCTGTATCAGACCCTTGTACTACAGGTCCTTTAGCCGGCTATGTACTGGTTGGAAACGCGAAAGGTACAGACATTACATTCACAGATACGAATAAAGGCACAGGATTGAGCAAAGGCAAATCGTATTGTTATATACTGGTTGCTGAATACCCGGCACCAGCGTATGGCGAAAGTTATCCTTCAGATCAGGTATGTGCGCAGCTGAACCGGGATGTTCCTGTATTTTCACAGATGGATGTAACTGTAACATCTGCCACAGCCGGTGAAGTGTTTTTGAAATGGTACAAACCTTCAGCAGCAAGTGTTCCCGGGTCATATACCTATGATGTAGAAAGAGGTGTTGGTTTAAATCCAACTACATTTACAACGATTGCTGCGGGTATCAGTGACACGGTATACACCGACACAAACATTGATACCAAAAACACCATTTATTCTTACCGAATAAAACTGTTAAACAACAACCTGAAAACAACTTATGTTCCGCTGTTCGATTTAACAGCAGTGGCAGGCAATGCACAGGCAATACTCAACTGGACCTATAAAACACCTTGGACAACAGATTCTGTGCAGATATACAGAAAAATAAATGTTGCCGGTACCTTTACCAAATTGATTACGCTGCCAAGTTCAGCGGTTACCTATACAGATAATGCTGTTACGAATTGTGATACGGTATATTACTATTTACACCAGTATGGCTCTTATTGCGACGATGCCTTAAAAGCCATTGCTACACAGATTTCAGCCATTGATTCCGTTCTTCCGCTGGATGATAATCCTCCGCCTGCGCCTGCATTATCAGTAGTTGGCTGTAATGGAGATATTACGGTATTTCAGAATGTATTAAACTGGACAAATTTATCAAACCCGCAATGTGATATCATTGATCATTATAACATTTATTTTGCTACACATAATACAGATGAATTAGGTTTGCTGCGTACAATTCCAACAGGTACGACAACATATACACACATAAACATGCAGACAACGGCTGGCTGTTATCAGGTTTCAGCAACCAATGTTGCCGGAGTGGAAGGAGCCAGAAGTGATAAAATCTGTGTGGACGATTGTGTTGATTACAGGCTTCCCAATTTGCTTACCATCAATAACGATGGGTTTAATGACTTGATGAGACCGTTTGATGTTCCGCAAGGTGCACCAAGAGGAGCAGAGCTTGTACGTTTCTCTGTCTATAACTGCTGGGGAGCGCTTGTGTTTTTTAAAGATACAGACCCTAATATTATGTGGAACGGTTCTTTAAATGGTACGCCGCTTTCAGATGGTATTTATTATTACAATGCAGAGGTTCATTTCTATGGACGTGTGAATAAAGACGATGAAGTAAAAAATCTTAAGGGATGGGTACAGTTACTGACAACAAAATAA
- a CDS encoding fumarate reductase/succinate dehydrogenase flavoprotein subunit, translating to MILDSKIPDGPLAEKWTKHKFNLKLVNPANKRKYNIIVVGTGLAGASAAASLAELGYNVQAFCFQDSPRRAHSIAAQGGINAAKNYPNDGDSVYRLFYDTVKGGDYRAREGNVHRLAEVSVNIIDQCVAQGVPFAREYGGLLDNRSFGGSQVSRTFYARGQTGQQLLLGAYSALSRQIHTGKVKMHTREEMLDLVMIDGEAKGIVTRNLETGKIDTHAAHAVLLCTGGYGNVFFLSTNAQGSNVTAAWRAHKHGALFANPCFTQIHPTCIPVSGDHQSKLTLMSESLRNDGRVWVPKAKGDKRKASEIPEDERDYFLERKYPSFGNLVPRDVASRNAKEQCDAGKGVGTSGLAVYLDFAESISRLGEDTVRARYGNLFDMYAQITGENPYKEPMRIYPAVHYTMGGLWVDYNLMTTIPGLYALGEANFSDHGANRLGASALMQGLADGYFVVPYTVGDYLAKIGPKAVDTKHPAFAEAKAKVEEQTKKLLAIKGTKTVAEYHRELGHIMWEYCGMARNEAGLKKAQVLIQELRADFWKNVNVTGTNEELNQQLERAGRVADFLELGELMVVDALNRSESCGGHFREESQTEEGEALRNDDDFCYVAAWEYKGDNQPEVLHKEVLNFESVKLTQRSYK from the coding sequence ATGATATTAGATTCGAAAATACCAGACGGACCGTTAGCTGAAAAGTGGACCAAACATAAGTTCAATCTTAAATTGGTAAACCCTGCCAACAAAAGAAAGTACAACATTATTGTTGTAGGTACTGGTCTTGCAGGTGCTTCTGCCGCTGCCTCATTAGCAGAACTAGGTTACAACGTACAGGCATTCTGCTTTCAGGATAGTCCGCGCCGTGCGCACTCCATCGCAGCACAAGGCGGTATTAATGCAGCAAAAAATTATCCGAACGATGGTGACTCTGTTTACCGTCTGTTCTACGATACAGTAAAAGGTGGTGACTACCGTGCGCGTGAAGGAAACGTTCACCGTTTAGCGGAAGTCTCTGTAAATATTATTGACCAGTGCGTTGCACAGGGTGTTCCGTTCGCACGTGAATACGGTGGCTTATTAGATAACCGTTCATTTGGTGGTTCTCAGGTATCCCGTACGTTCTATGCCCGCGGCCAGACAGGACAGCAATTATTATTAGGTGCTTACAGCGCACTTAGCCGTCAGATTCACACAGGCAAAGTAAAAATGCACACGCGTGAAGAAATGCTGGATCTGGTAATGATTGATGGGGAAGCAAAAGGTATTGTAACACGTAACCTTGAAACAGGTAAAATTGATACACACGCTGCACACGCCGTACTTCTTTGTACAGGTGGTTACGGTAACGTATTCTTCTTATCTACAAACGCGCAGGGTTCAAACGTAACTGCAGCATGGAGAGCACACAAACATGGTGCATTGTTTGCAAACCCATGCTTCACACAAATTCACCCTACATGTATTCCGGTTTCAGGTGATCATCAGTCTAAATTAACATTGATGTCTGAATCACTTCGTAACGATGGCCGTGTATGGGTTCCGAAAGCAAAAGGCGATAAACGTAAAGCAAGCGAAATTCCCGAAGACGAAAGAGATTACTTCTTAGAAAGAAAATACCCGTCATTCGGTAACCTTGTTCCGCGTGACGTGGCATCACGTAACGCAAAAGAACAATGCGATGCAGGCAAAGGTGTTGGTACAAGCGGCTTAGCTGTTTATCTTGACTTTGCTGAATCCATCAGCCGTTTGGGCGAAGACACCGTACGTGCCAGATACGGCAACTTATTTGACATGTATGCGCAGATCACCGGTGAGAATCCGTATAAAGAACCAATGCGTATCTACCCTGCCGTTCACTATACAATGGGTGGTCTTTGGGTTGATTACAACCTGATGACTACGATTCCAGGTTTGTATGCATTAGGTGAAGCGAACTTCTCTGATCACGGTGCAAACCGTTTGGGAGCATCAGCATTAATGCAAGGTTTGGCTGATGGTTACTTTGTAGTGCCATATACAGTTGGTGATTACTTAGCTAAGATCGGACCGAAAGCGGTAGATACGAAACACCCTGCATTTGCTGAAGCAAAAGCGAAGGTTGAAGAACAGACGAAAAAACTATTAGCAATAAAAGGAACGAAAACGGTTGCCGAATACCACCGTGAATTGGGCCACATCATGTGGGAATACTGCGGTATGGCCCGTAATGAAGCAGGTCTGAAAAAAGCACAGGTATTGATTCAGGAATTACGTGCCGATTTCTGGAAGAATGTAAACGTAACCGGAACAAACGAAGAACTGAACCAGCAGCTTGAGCGTGCAGGCCGTGTAGCTGACTTCCTGGAACTTGGAGAGTTGATGGTGGTAGATGCCTTGAACCGCTCTGAATCCTGTGGTGGTCACTTCCGTGAAGAATCACAGACAGAAGAAGGCGAAGCATTGCGTAACGATGACGATTTCTGCTACGTAGCTGCATGGGAATACAAAGGCGATAATCAACCGGAAGTATTACACAAAGAAGTATTGAATTTTGAAAGTGTTAAATTAACTCAAAGAAGTTATAAGTAA
- a CDS encoding thiol-disulfide oxidoreductase DCC family protein: protein MGTVTDNKINTSQSLILFDGVCHFCNNSVNFVIDRDPEKKFVFAPLQSDYAKERLTQLGAYNASVYTVILIRNNKLYKRSRAALEIARRLNGLWPLCYMFILIPGFIRDVVYNFIAKNRYKWFGKMEACRIPTPEMRERFL from the coding sequence ATGGGTACAGTTACTGACAACAAAATAAATACGTCCCAATCATTGATCTTGTTTGATGGTGTATGCCATTTCTGTAACAATTCAGTGAACTTTGTGATTGACCGCGATCCTGAAAAGAAATTTGTATTTGCTCCGCTTCAATCAGATTATGCAAAAGAACGATTGACCCAACTAGGTGCGTACAATGCTTCTGTTTATACGGTGATCCTTATCCGCAACAATAAGCTATACAAGCGTTCAAGAGCTGCACTGGAAATAGCCAGGCGACTTAATGGCTTGTGGCCATTGTGTTATATGTTTATTCTCATACCCGGATTTATACGGGATGTTGTTTATAATTTTATTGCTAAAAACAGATATAAATGGTTTGGCAAAATGGAAGCATGCCGCATACCTACACCGGAAATGCGCGAGCGATTTTTATAA
- the fabD gene encoding ACP S-malonyltransferase — protein sequence MKAYVFPGQGSQFSGMGKDLFENSAKAKELFLQANDILGFDITKVMFTGTDEELKQTNVTQPAIFIHSVILAKISETFAPEMVAGHSLGEFSALVANGTLSFEDGLKLVSKRAAAMQKACELVPGTMAAVLALADEKVEEICASIADEVVVAANYNCPGQLVISGSVKGIEKACELMKAAGAKRALVLPVGGAFHSPLMEPARIELEDAIKNTLFSKPACAVYQNVNAKPSTDVEAIKLNLIAQLTAPVRWTQSVQNMVKDGATTFVECGPGKVLQGLVKKIESGTEVASI from the coding sequence ATGAAAGCATACGTTTTCCCTGGTCAGGGGTCTCAATTTTCAGGAATGGGTAAAGACCTTTTTGAAAACTCTGCGAAAGCAAAAGAATTATTTCTTCAGGCAAATGATATTCTGGGATTCGATATTACGAAAGTAATGTTTACAGGTACAGACGAAGAATTAAAGCAAACGAATGTAACTCAACCGGCTATATTTATTCATTCTGTTATACTTGCTAAGATCAGCGAAACATTTGCACCTGAAATGGTGGCAGGTCACTCGTTGGGCGAGTTTTCTGCCTTAGTTGCAAATGGTACATTATCTTTTGAAGATGGATTAAAATTAGTATCCAAGCGTGCTGCTGCCATGCAGAAAGCATGTGAACTTGTACCGGGTACAATGGCAGCTGTATTGGCCTTAGCGGATGAAAAGGTTGAAGAGATATGTGCATCTATTGCAGATGAAGTTGTTGTCGCAGCGAATTATAACTGTCCGGGACAATTAGTTATTTCCGGCAGTGTAAAAGGAATAGAAAAAGCATGTGAGCTGATGAAAGCAGCCGGTGCAAAACGTGCGTTGGTATTACCTGTTGGTGGCGCATTCCATTCGCCTTTAATGGAACCTGCCCGTATTGAGTTAGAAGACGCAATTAAAAATACATTGTTCAGCAAGCCTGCATGTGCCGTTTACCAAAACGTAAATGCCAAGCCTTCAACAGATGTTGAAGCAATCAAATTAAACCTGATTGCTCAGTTAACGGCTCCGGTCCGCTGGACACAGTCTGTACAGAATATGGTAAAAGATGGCGCAACAACGTTTGTTGAATGTGGTCCGGGTAAAGTATTACAAGGTCTTGTAAAGAAAATTGAATCCGGCACGGAGGTAGCTTCGATTTAA
- a CDS encoding succinate dehydrogenase cytochrome b subunit, protein MSWFTQTIFSTSVGRKVIMALTGLFLCTFLAVHLAGNFQLLHNDGGEAFNLYTKFMTSNPLIKAISYVNFAFIFGHVVWGAYLTIQNKKARPVGYAYNDPGKTSSFSSRWMGVLGTMILIFLIIHLKDFKLAYMGLTHDLPMVTYTLENGDDVTVKNMYAEVVEEFHEPAVVAIYVLSMIALGFHLYHGFQSAFQTLGLRHPKYTPAIKAVGFVFWGLIPLGFAIIPIIFLFCR, encoded by the coding sequence ATGAGTTGGTTTACACAGACGATTTTCTCTACCAGTGTTGGTAGAAAAGTAATTATGGCCCTTACAGGCTTGTTTTTATGCACCTTTCTAGCAGTGCATCTGGCAGGTAATTTTCAATTACTGCATAATGATGGCGGAGAAGCTTTTAACTTGTATACCAAGTTCATGACTTCTAATCCATTGATTAAGGCAATATCGTATGTAAACTTTGCCTTTATCTTTGGGCACGTTGTATGGGGTGCATACCTTACCATCCAAAACAAAAAAGCACGTCCAGTAGGTTATGCTTACAACGATCCGGGTAAAACAAGTTCTTTCTCTTCCCGCTGGATGGGTGTTTTGGGTACAATGATCCTGATCTTCCTGATCATTCACCTGAAAGATTTTAAACTGGCTTACATGGGCTTAACGCATGATTTACCAATGGTTACATACACATTGGAAAACGGTGATGATGTTACTGTAAAAAACATGTATGCTGAAGTTGTGGAAGAATTTCATGAGCCGGCAGTTGTAGCGATCTATGTACTTTCCATGATCGCGTTGGGCTTCCACTTATACCACGGCTTCCAGAGTGCTTTCCAGACATTGGGTTTAAGACATCCTAAATATACTCCGGCAATCAAAGCAGTAGGTTTTGTTTTCTGGGGCCTTATCCCGCTTGGCTTTGCCATTATTCCTATTATATTTCTCTTCTGTAGATAA
- a CDS encoding RNA polymerase sigma factor, which produces MDETKSHNELLPHLFRQEYAKMTAVLCRHFGLKHIEIAEDIASETFLKASENWAINGIPENPTAWLYAVAKNKTKDYFKHISVFETQIKEAIKPNEIETEKDFEFSSQNISDSQLAIIFAVCNPSNSTESQICLALQILCGFSVEEIANAFLTKPETIKKRLQRARTNLRNDNFKIKTLGETEIKSRLNTVLKTLYLLFNEGYFSKTNHQLIRKELCSEAVRLTLILTENNYTNIPQTNALLSLMCFQSSRLEARTNDKGEAILFDEQDKSLWDKTLIEKGNYYLVNACNGIEISKYHLEAGIAYWHTTPTDQNKWQHILQLYNQLVLIEYSPITALNRTFAFAKVYGHNQAVSEAEKLKLTGNNYYHELLGYLYADTDIDKAISHYEQAIGLIKSKTEKQTLTKEIERLKEKNSR; this is translated from the coding sequence TTGGACGAAACGAAATCACATAACGAACTTTTACCTCACTTATTCCGACAGGAATACGCTAAAATGACGGCTGTTTTATGCCGTCATTTTGGTTTAAAGCATATTGAAATTGCAGAAGACATAGCAAGTGAAACTTTTCTGAAAGCATCCGAAAATTGGGCAATCAACGGAATACCTGAAAACCCGACAGCGTGGCTTTACGCAGTTGCCAAAAACAAGACCAAAGATTATTTCAAACACATTTCCGTTTTTGAAACGCAAATCAAAGAAGCAATAAAACCAAATGAAATTGAAACTGAAAAAGATTTTGAGTTTAGTAGTCAAAACATTTCAGACAGTCAGTTGGCAATAATTTTTGCGGTTTGTAATCCAAGCAATTCAACGGAAAGTCAAATTTGTTTGGCACTTCAAATTCTTTGCGGTTTCAGCGTGGAAGAAATCGCCAACGCTTTTCTTACAAAACCTGAAACCATTAAAAAACGCTTGCAAAGAGCCAGAACCAATCTTCGTAACGACAATTTTAAAATCAAAACATTAGGCGAAACAGAAATCAAATCAAGATTAAACACCGTTTTAAAAACTTTATACTTGCTGTTTAACGAAGGTTATTTTTCCAAAACCAATCATCAGTTAATCAGAAAAGAACTTTGTTCGGAAGCTGTAAGACTAACTTTAATCCTGACAGAAAACAATTACACCAACATACCGCAAACAAACGCATTACTTTCCTTAATGTGTTTTCAAAGCTCACGGCTTGAAGCAAGAACAAACGACAAAGGCGAAGCCATTTTGTTTGACGAACAGGACAAAAGTTTGTGGGACAAAACGCTGATTGAAAAAGGGAATTACTATTTGGTAAATGCCTGCAACGGAATCGAAATTTCAAAATATCATTTGGAAGCAGGCATCGCTTATTGGCATACTACACCGACAGACCAGAACAAATGGCAACACATTTTACAGCTTTATAATCAACTTGTTCTTATTGAGTATTCGCCCATAACAGCATTAAACAGGACATTTGCATTTGCCAAAGTTTACGGACATAACCAAGCAGTATCCGAAGCCGAAAAACTAAAACTGACAGGCAACAACTATTATCACGAATTGTTAGGTTACTTGTATGCTGATACAGACATTGACAAAGCAATTTCACATTACGAACAGGCAATCGGACTAATAAAATCCAAGACAGAAAAACAAACGCTGACAAAAGAAATTGAACGGCTGAAAGAAAAAAACAGCAGGTAA
- a CDS encoding succinate dehydrogenase/fumarate reductase iron-sulfur subunit, with protein MNLTLKVWRQKDAKSSGKLETYEAKDISPDMSFLEMIDVVNEGLIKKGVEPIAFDHDCREGICGACSMYINGHAHGPKKGITTCQLHMRSFKDGETITIEPWRAKAFPIIKDLVVDRSAFDRIIQAGGYVSVNTGVTIDANAIAIPKEHADNAMDAATCIGCGACVAACKNASATLFLSAKVSQLALLPQGHPERASRVEAMIDQMEAEGFGNCTNTEACSAECPKEIGQEHIARMNREFYAAKLASSKK; from the coding sequence ATGAATTTAACGTTAAAGGTTTGGCGTCAGAAAGATGCTAAATCTTCAGGTAAACTTGAAACATACGAAGCGAAGGATATCTCTCCGGATATGTCTTTCCTTGAAATGATTGATGTTGTTAACGAAGGTCTGATTAAAAAAGGTGTTGAACCCATCGCTTTTGATCACGATTGCCGCGAAGGTATCTGTGGTGCGTGCAGTATGTACATCAACGGACATGCACACGGGCCTAAAAAAGGCATTACAACGTGTCAGCTGCACATGCGCAGCTTCAAGGATGGCGAAACCATTACCATTGAACCATGGAGAGCGAAGGCCTTCCCTATTATAAAAGATTTAGTTGTTGACCGTTCTGCGTTTGACCGTATCATACAGGCAGGTGGTTATGTGTCTGTAAACACGGGCGTAACCATTGATGCAAATGCGATCGCAATCCCTAAAGAGCATGCAGACAATGCCATGGATGCAGCAACCTGTATCGGCTGCGGTGCCTGTGTAGCAGCATGTAAAAATGCTTCTGCTACGTTGTTCTTATCTGCAAAGGTTTCTCAGCTGGCATTGTTACCGCAAGGTCATCCGGAAAGAGCTTCGCGTGTTGAAGCAATGATCGACCAGATGGAAGCAGAAGGTTTCGGTAACTGTACAAACACAGAAGCATGTTCTGCTGAATGTCCGAAAGAAATCGGCCAGGAACACATCGCCCGTATGAACAGAGAGTTCTACGCAGCGAAATTGGCTTCTTCAAAAAAGTAA
- a CDS encoding YciI family protein, translating into MKEFALIFRLKNITDFKPSPEQMQERMNWLAGIASQNKLVDKGNTLLPIPGSAKTVKPNNVVTDGPYTEIKEFISGYVIVKAETIDEAVEIAKANPIFDQVGGNIEVREVLKRD; encoded by the coding sequence ATGAAAGAATTTGCGTTAATTTTCAGACTGAAAAACATTACTGACTTCAAACCATCACCTGAACAAATGCAGGAACGAATGAATTGGTTAGCGGGCATCGCCTCACAAAACAAGTTAGTGGACAAAGGCAATACACTTTTACCCATTCCAGGAAGTGCGAAAACCGTAAAGCCTAACAATGTGGTAACGGACGGACCTTACACCGAAATCAAAGAATTTATAAGCGGTTATGTTATTGTAAAAGCTGAAACAATTGACGAAGCAGTGGAAATTGCTAAAGCCAATCCGATTTTTGACCAAGTCGGAGGAAACATCGAAGTTCGTGAAGTTTTAAAACGTGACTAA
- the folK gene encoding 2-amino-4-hydroxy-6-hydroxymethyldihydropteridine diphosphokinase: MKNQQLHSAVLLLGSNLGERKNFLEQAAGKIAQQIGSITKISSYYETKSWGLEDQPDFLNQVLVCQTACTAEKTLALCLSIEKELGRNRKEKWGSRTIDIDILYFNRDIIASGILKVPHPFLQQRRFVLVPLCEVMPDFIHPIYNFSNQQLLERCTDMLEVIKLNAKS, from the coding sequence ATGAAAAATCAGCAATTACATAGCGCTGTACTTTTGCTTGGCAGCAACCTGGGTGAACGTAAGAATTTTCTGGAGCAGGCTGCCGGTAAAATTGCTCAGCAGATCGGTTCTATTACAAAAATATCTTCATACTATGAAACCAAATCCTGGGGACTTGAAGATCAGCCGGATTTTTTAAATCAGGTATTGGTTTGTCAAACGGCATGTACAGCAGAGAAAACATTAGCGTTGTGTCTATCGATCGAAAAAGAACTGGGCAGAAACAGAAAAGAAAAATGGGGCAGCCGCACAATTGATATTGATATCTTATATTTTAACCGGGATATTATTGCTTCCGGAATACTAAAAGTACCGCATCCCTTCCTGCAACAACGCAGGTTTGTGTTAGTGCCTCTTTGTGAAGTGATGCCGGATTTCATACATCCGATATACAATTTTTCAAATCAGCAGCTGCTGGAGCGGTGTACGGATATGTTGGAAGTGATAAAGCTTAATGCCAAAAGCTAA